From Bacillota bacterium, the proteins below share one genomic window:
- a CDS encoding extracellular solute-binding protein, translated as MKPRAMLGIGVAIVLALVLNGFLNAAPIEIEFGNPFRFEKQELLEALIAEFNASQDEIRVINLPMGPSTEYDQKLVTLFVAGMAPHVVWGTPQTLANYIYMDAVVPIDAFLEKDPDLAKEDFLPALIMELTMPDGRLVGIPFENSNVGLLYNIHPFEEVGAMTPAEYAARDNWTWETFIEAMRKVTRDFDGDGQIDQHGFLIEHYSYLWFTPLLWQNGGAFYTPDFRASGLDSPAAIEAAEFFAAQVHDYGIARRGPASITTGEVVMRSDLTLNIPAYQELGYIETAPLPEKVTKATVSTSKALGISRNDPAVMEAAWTFIKWLVADERFIEGWLIPAGYLPVTNSGVYYPVYSEYLASTPLLYPYIMQLPYARKTPILPSPDIQTEGLDDLLLELIIHGDVSPAAGMRAIAEHTNAKIRAWLGK; from the coding sequence ATGAAACCTAGGGCGATGCTGGGTATTGGTGTTGCAATAGTATTGGCTCTAGTCTTGAACGGGTTTCTGAACGCGGCCCCCATTGAGATTGAGTTCGGCAATCCCTTCCGTTTCGAAAAGCAAGAATTGTTGGAAGCCCTCATCGCAGAATTCAACGCCAGCCAAGACGAGATCCGGGTGATAAACCTCCCTATGGGGCCCTCCACGGAGTATGACCAAAAGCTGGTCACCCTCTTTGTGGCCGGGATGGCACCCCATGTGGTGTGGGGTACCCCCCAGACACTGGCCAACTATATCTACATGGATGCGGTGGTGCCCATCGATGCTTTCTTAGAGAAGGATCCGGATCTGGCCAAAGAGGACTTCCTACCGGCCCTGATCATGGAGCTGACCATGCCCGATGGTCGCTTGGTGGGGATCCCCTTTGAGAACTCCAACGTGGGCCTTTTGTATAACATCCATCCCTTTGAGGAAGTCGGTGCCATGACCCCTGCGGAGTATGCGGCCCGGGACAACTGGACTTGGGAAACCTTCATCGAGGCGATGCGTAAGGTGACGCGGGATTTCGATGGTGATGGGCAGATCGATCAGCACGGTTTCTTGATTGAGCACTATTCCTACCTTTGGTTTACCCCGCTGCTTTGGCAAAACGGTGGGGCCTTTTACACACCGGATTTTCGCGCCTCTGGTTTGGATAGCCCCGCGGCCATTGAAGCTGCGGAGTTTTTCGCGGCCCAGGTCCATGACTACGGTATTGCCAGGCGGGGACCGGCCTCCATCACCACCGGGGAAGTGGTGATGCGGTCAGATTTAACCCTGAATATTCCCGCCTATCAGGAACTGGGCTATATCGAGACGGCACCCTTGCCGGAGAAGGTAACCAAGGCCACGGTCTCCACTTCCAAGGCCTTAGGGATCAGTCGGAATGACCCCGCAGTAATGGAAGCGGCCTGGACCTTCATTAAATGGCTTGTCGCGGATGAAAGGTTTATCGAGGGCTGGCTTATCCCCGCTGGATACCTGCCGGTGACCAACTCCGGGGTGTACTATCCAGTATACTCCGAATATCTGGCCTCTACTCCGCTGCTTTATCCCTACATTATGCAGCTGCCCTATGCCCGGAAGACCCCGATCCTCCCGTCGCCGGATATCCAAACCGAGGGGTTGGACGATCTCCTACTGGAACTGATCATCCACGGTGATGTGTCGCCGGCCGCGGGTATGCGGGCCATTGCCGAACATACCAATGCCAAGATTCGGGCGTGGTTGGGGAAATGA